Genomic window (Roseivirga sp. 4D4):
ATTCGATAAAAAAATGATAGAAATGTTCTTCTTTGGGTAAGTTCTATAAAATGTTGCCATTGCTCCTGAAAAGCCATATCCGATTTCATTATTGAGGTTTGTCACTTCCCAGCCATAGGCAAATGACTTTTCTGAATTAGTGTAATCAAACAATTTCCACATTGCATTTCTGGAGGCTTCAGAAATCAAGTGATTGGTCCTTAGCCTTTGATCCCACTGAATGAAATTTTCCAATGTGATATGAAAGCCATTGCAGGCTAAAAAATAATCTCCGTTTGCGTAAGGCGTATCTATCATCAATTTTCCTTTTACCCATGGAAAATATGCTGTCGCTCTGCCCGGAATTACCTCTCTAGCATCTGCTGAGAAAAAGACTCCTTCGTCATTAGCATTGGGAAATTGATTATGAATTATGAAATCCGAAAGCTCCTCACCACTGACTTTTTCAATGATCTCCTTTAGTAGCCAAAAATTTGTTTGGTTATAGGCATACTTTTCTCCCTTTTGAAATATCAAAGGCATCTCGAAAACCCTGTCTTTAGCTTGTTCTTTAGTAAAATCTCTAATTTCATATGGGTTAGAGCCCGCCATATCGGGCAGGCCTGAAGAATGGGACAAAAGGTGTTTGATTTGAACATTTTTCCAGCTATCCGGTAGGCCGTCTACATAATTAGAGGCAAAGTCATCTAAGGTTAGTTTGCCATTTTCGATAAGTGAAAACACGCCCACCGCAATAAAAGGCTTAGTCAAGGAATAAAGCGGAAATACGGTATTGTGAGAGACAGCAACTTTATGTTCAAGATTGGCATAACCTAAATTCTTCTGTAAAATCACTTCTTCTCCTTGCATTACGGCAAAAGCTATTCCTGGAAACCCCACCTCCCCTTGAGCCATTGAAAGGAAGTCATCGAGTTCAGCGAGTTTCGTATTTAAATCGCTTTGGTTAGTCTGCCCAACAGAGTTAGTCGGTAGAAAAAAGCCAATCAGAAAAAAGAATTTAAGACATATGGTTTTCATCGAGTCTTTGATTTTGGGTACCATCATCATAGATTTTTATGGTTGCCGAAGTGCAAAACGTAATTGGCTTTCAGATGATATGTCAGTGATCTGACAAATATTTTATTGGGTTAGACGAAGCCACTTTCAAACTTTGGCTCCCAACACTAAGCAAGGTGATGAAAATAGATATGGAGGCTGCCGACAGAAAAACTGTCCACGAGATATCGACAGGAAAGGCAAAACCTTGAAGCCATTCTTGCATGGCTAAATAACTTAATGGCAAGGCCACAGCCATCGCCACCAAGAAAATCACAACAAACTGACTACTAAACCTTCCGAGCACTTCTCCAATAGTAGCTCCCAACACTTTTCTAATACTAATCTCCCTTGAATGTCGCTCAGCCATAAAGGAGACCAAACCGACTAAGCCCAACACCGTCAGAAAGATGCCGATCACCGAAAAACCTAGCACTACTTTGACAAACTGACGCTCGTCTCCATAGAGGTTTGCGAAAGACTGATCTACGAACCTAAAATCTAATGGTTGATCACTGTACTCTCTCCAGATTTGATCAATCTGATCCAGTGCAGAGGTCACCAATTCAGTAT
Coding sequences:
- a CDS encoding serine hydrolase domain-containing protein — translated: MKTICLKFFFLIGFFLPTNSVGQTNQSDLNTKLAELDDFLSMAQGEVGFPGIAFAVMQGEEVILQKNLGYANLEHKVAVSHNTVFPLYSLTKPFIAVGVFSLIENGKLTLDDFASNYVDGLPDSWKNVQIKHLLSHSSGLPDMAGSNPYEIRDFTKEQAKDRVFEMPLIFQKGEKYAYNQTNFWLLKEIIEKVSGEELSDFIIHNQFPNANDEGVFFSADAREVIPGRATAYFPWVKGKLMIDTPYANGDYFLACNGFHITLENFIQWDQRLRTNHLISEASRNAMWKLFDYTNSEKSFAYGWEVTNLNNEIGYGFSGAMATFYRTYPKKNISIIFLSNGFASMYNQDALANGISSIMLGQ